The Deltaproteobacteria bacterium IMCC39524 genomic interval AAGCGTCTGCTGTCGAACACCGGTAAGGGCAAAGCCTGGAGAGCTGTCGGCACAGGTTAGAAAGAGAATTTCTTTCATAGCAGCAGAACCTCCTCAAGCAATGAGTCCCGATCATCGGACAAGGTCTTGCGTAACAGCTGGTTGTGCACGGCAAGCTCGACTCGCCAGAGGTATTCGATGATCACCGCCAGTCCGAGAGGGTCGCGACCCAAACGTCGCAGCAGGCGCGTCAAACCGCACAAAAAAGCTTGCTCCATACCGATTGTGACTCCGCCATCCCTTTTGCTGTTCCTCAAGGACTCTCCTGTCAGTCGTTCCGCCAGGCGGGTGAGCCGCTCGCTGTCGTGCCTGGCCCAGATTCTCTGCAGGTTGTTTCGGTCGAGGTTGCCTCCGCTTGTTAATGCTGGCGGTTGCTTGACCTGCCATCGCCAGAGCCTGCTCAGCATCAGGCAGTTGCGCATGTCGACCAGGTAGCCTAAGGTCCTTTTAAGAGGAAGATTTCTGCTCCTCTCAAGTGCGTCGACAAGCATGCCATCAGCGAGCTGCCTTTCCACACCACCGGGGCCTTGCACTCTGTAGGTCACAGTCAACCCAAAGGTAAAAGGGTAGTCGCTGACCAGAGCAGCTTCCAGCTGCGCGATCAAGGCCTGGTTTTCGCCACTATTTGCAAGCAGTTGTCGTAAGGGCTTCACCAGCAGAGCATTGTTTAAGATAGTCGCCGGCAGCTCTCCTGCAAGGAGGTATCTCAGCTGCAGAGTCAGGTTATGCATGGCGAGCAATTCAAAGAAGGGCTCAAGCCGAAGACGCAAACGCTTGTTAAGGCGTTGGTAAACCCAGACGCTCGCCTCGGTCGATTCTGTCGCGACAGGATCAAGAAGGTCGATCCCGGCACGCCGACTGCGCAAACGCGCCAGTAGCGCTTCCGTTGGCAATTCAGCAGGTTTTGTCGAATCAAGCAGTTTCATCACTATCCACCAATCGACGCAATTCACTCATCAGTTGCGGCAGCAGGTCGGGCCAGGCTCTGCGCAAGCGGCAGGCCAGTGTATTGTCGACCCTCACGCCGCTGCGACTCGTAGCGATCAGACCACCGGCGATGGCATCATCAAGCTCAACTTCGGCCGTCGGGAAATCCCGCGCCGCCAAACCCTGGCTCGCTTGAGACACAGTGATCTTGCCCCACTCGGCAGGCGGCAGCTCGGCACATAAAGCCTGCCATAGCACCTCACGGTTCTTTTCTGTCAGTTCTGTCAGTAATCGCGACGCCAGACCTTGCAGGCGTTCGTCAAGAAGAGCCTCGGCATGCAGACGGCTTGCCATCACTTGCCTCCGGGATTTAGCAAGCAGGCTGTTGCGTCGCCGTGAGACTTCGGATTGAAGCTGCCGTTCGGCTTCAAGTCGCAGCAACTGCTGCTCTTCCTTGAGCTCTTGGCGTCGTTTTGCGACCTTCTCTTCGGCCGCTTGCCAGAAGGCGCGAACCTGTTCCTCACCCTCGCGTTGCAGGGCTATCTTCAACTCTGATTCACCCATTGTCTTACTACATGAGTAGAATCATGGCGGCGACAACAAAGCCGAGGATAACCATGGTTTCCGGAATGGCGACCAGGATGATGATGACCCCGGTCAGTTCCGGTTTCTCCGCCAGGGTGCCGGCACCAGCGGCGCCGATACGCGACTGGGCCCAGGCGGTTGCGATGGCTGGCAGACCGATCGCCAGCGCGGCGGCAAATGCAATCCAGACTTTTTCCATAAGACGTCTCCTTCCGGGTTCTCATTTACGGGGAGCGTTTCTGCCAGGGATCGAAGCGACGCCCCCCCAGGTCGAGAAACTTGCCGAAGAACTCCACGTAATGCAGACGCAAAGAGTGAACCGTTGGAGCGAACACTCCCAGCAACAGGTTGAATGCGTGCAGGATGCCGGCGACCAGAATCCCGGCCATGACATCTCCGGTCATGCCTCCCAGGCGGTTGGCGACCATTGCCAGGAGCACAGAGCTGAAGCCGATCGCCATGATACGAATGTACGATATGATATTGCCCATGGTTTTCAGCAGTTCAAGGGGCGCAAGCAGTCCCTCGGCTGCAATCAACACCGGCAGAAGGATACCGACACCGATCAGGAGCGGGCCGGTTTGTAGCCACGACTGGGGATAGAAGTAGCCAACCACGGCTAGAACCAGTAGCAGTGAGGACAGCAGGGTGGCCAATTTAACAAGCGCCAGGCGCGGTTTGTGGCGGCGCAGGTCGGCCAGGGCGCCGAGAGTGATGCCAAGCAGGACATGAACAACGCCCACGGTCAGGGCAAAAACGGTCATGGGCAAAACCGCTTTGCCGCGATCAAACCAGAGAGGATGCAAGCCAAGCCAGGTTTCTCCGAGATCACCGAAAAATTCGCCGTAAAGGACACCGAAAAAGAGAGTATAGAGTGCCGCCACACCGAGGATCTTGCCGAGATCGCTGGCCAAATGGTGCGGTTGGTAATGTTTGGCCAGAAAAAGAGCAATTAACAGCAAGATTAAACCGTAACCGATGTCACCGAGGATCATACCGAAGAAGACCGGGAAGAAGATGCCGATCATCGGGGTCGGATCGTAGGAGGAGTACTTCGGCAAAGGAAGTAAGCGGGAAAGCACTTCAAATGGCGCAAAATAACCGGGGTTGCGCAGCATGACCGGAACCTGCTCGACCTCCTCATCGAGAATGGCCTGCTGCTCAACAACCACACGGCCAAGAAAGGCCTGGTTGAGATCATTGCGCAAGTCGGAGACTTCGTTTTCAGCCATCCAGCCCTGAATGAGGAAACAGAGTTGGGTCGTATAAGCTGTTGCTGTCGCGCGGTACAGGGTCAGACGTTCAGCCAACCAGTCCAGGGCGCGCCGATAGATTGGTCGCCACTGCACATCAAGGTCGCGCAGTGCAGTTTCGAGTCCTTGAGCGTATGCCTGGAGTAAATCGAGCCTGTCCTGCAGGGCGAGGATGCGTTTAGGCAGAGGAAGATCAGCGAACTCTTCGGGAAGAGAGAGCTCGGGCACATGCTCCTTGGTGAGGGCTTGGCGTAAAGGTCCAGAGGTCTCGCGATCGGTGGCGATCAATCCTACCAGCGTACCGCCGGCCGTTGTGGCGCTGCTGATGTGGCAACGGCCTTGAGTGAGCGTTTGTAATGAGTCTTCAAGGGCCTTCAGTTGGGAGGCATCACGAATGGTAACACCGAAAATTTCCAGGTTAGAATCCTCGGGCAGGTCACCTAAGAGTGGCGCCAGGGCCTGCCAGAAAACCAGATCGCGCTGCAGATCATCGACTTCATTATGACAGTCAGTGAGCTGGCGCACCGTCTCACGGGCGCTTAAAAGATGCTTGTCGACCAGTTCGTCGAGCAGATCCATAACCGGTAGAGGTTGGAGCGGTGGAATGTCTTCGGAGGCTTCAGGCAGAAGAGCAAGAAGTTGGGTGATGCGTTCAAAGAGACCCTGAAAAAAACTGCGCTCGTGAAGGTTGCTCTCGTCGAGAACGAGGGCCTGGAGGTTGTCTTCACGTGCCAGTTTAATCCGTTCCAGCAGCTGTGGATCGGGCTGAAAAATGCCCCTGTCGTGCAGGAGGTCGAGGGTGTTCAGAAGGTCCTGCTTGGGGCCGACGATTTCAACTTTGGCCATGCGGATGATCATAATCACCCCCTGGCAGGATGGCTGCCAGATGCCGTTTCAAAACATCGTGCAATACCTCGTCATTCAAAGCCAAGAGCCGCTGGCACCAGGCGCAAGCGGCTTCTTCAAGGGCCGTTCCTTCACCCTTAAGCTGCTCTTCCTGTTCAGCAAACAACCTTCGACAGCGAGCCTCCTCGATCTTTCGGGTATCAGCGCACTCAACCAGCAGAGTCGACAACTCCCGGGCTTGCCACTCCTTTGCACGTGCCTGCTCTGCAGACACCTCAGCCTGGATGCGCTTCTCCAGTTCAATAATATTGTCCAACAAGCCGTCAGTCATAATCCAACCATGTGTTTGTGCTAACAATCTTAGTATATCAGAGCGCCTCATCTTTGCAGGAAAGCGCCCTTGAGGTAATTCCGTGACCTTTTTTGAAGAATATGTTATTTGTGCGAGTGATATTTTTAAACGCCCATATGATTTTTTATTTATTAAGTGGGGAACGCCTTGTCTACCGACGCCCATCTGCTTAAAACTCTGGAACGACGCAACCGCGAACTCGAAGTTCTCATTGAGATCGGTAAGGCTTTAACCTCTACCGTTGAGCTTGAGAACGTGCTGACCCTGATCATGGATCAGGTCGGGCGCTTGTTGAAAACCCAGTCATGGTCATTGCTTCTGCGCGATGAGGAAACCGGCGACTTGACTTTTGAAATCGCGGTTTCCCCGGCAGCAGAGAAACTCAAAGGAATGAAGGTTGCTTCCGGTGAAGGGATTGCGGGCTGGGTCTCAGAGCACGGTGAAGCCCTGGTCATCCCTGATGTCACCAGAGATGAACGTTTTTCCGACCAGTTTGACATAGCCTCCTCTTTTATTACCCAATCGGTCCTCTGCGTCCCGGTCCGCAGCAAAGATCATGTCCTCGGCGTGATCGAACTGGTTAACGGCCCCAACGAAAAAATCTTCAAAGACGCAGACCTGCAGATTCTACTGACCATCGCCGACTATGCGGCGATAGCCATCGAAAACGCCCGCAACTTCATGCGCATCAGTGAGCTGGTCATCACAGACGACCTCACCGGTCTCTACAACGGCCGTTACTTGCACACCCTGATTGAAGAGGAGATTGAGCGGGTTCGTCGGTTCGGCGGCAAGCTGTCTCTGATCTTCATCGACCTCGATTTCTTCAAAAAAATCAACGACACCTGTGGCCACCTGGTCGGTAGCCGCACCCTTGCCGAGATCGGCAAGCTGATCAAAGATAACGTCCGCAAAATCTGTAAGTCGGCCCGCTACGGCGGCGACGAATTTGTTATCGTGCTGCCGAACACCGGCAAGAGCGGAGCCATGACCTTGGCAACCAAGCTCTGCGAGCTGTTCCGTGCTTATGATTTCCGTGACGACAACGGCAAACCCTTTAAAATGACAGCAAGCTTCGGTATCGCCACTTTCCCCGACGATGCTGATTCCAAGGACGATCTGATTCGCTTGGCTGATCAGGCGATGTACCGTGTCAAAGAATCCACCCGCGACGCGGTCCTCTCTGTCTGAATCTACCCGGAAGCCGTTCGGACGATCTTGAAGAGGATCCAATAGATTCCCAAGCGGAGGCAGCAGTGGCCCATCACACTTCGCGCGCTTCTTATCAGAAACTGTCCAATCGTCTGAACATTTCTCCCCAGGGCGCTCCTCCCTCAGAATTGCTTTACCGCATTATCGACCTCCTCTTCAGCACCGAGGAGGCGGAGCTGGTTGCAGCACTGCCTATCAAACCCTTTACTGCTTCACAGGCGGCAAAAAACTGGAAGGTTACCGTGACGGCGGCCGAAAAGTCCTTGCAGCGTCTGGCTGGCAGGGCTCTACTGATTGACTTTCAACTCAATGGCAAAACGGAATATATCCTCCCTCCGCCTATGGCTGGGTTTTTCGAATTTGCCCTGATGCGAACCCGTGATGATATTGATCAGAAGTTGTTGAGTGAACTCTACGAGCAGTACATCAGCGTTGAGGAAGACTTTATTCGCGAACTGTTTCTTACAGGCGCCACCCAGCTTGGCCGGGTTTTTGTTCAGGAAGAGATCCTCAGCAATGAAAATGCCTTGCATGTTCTGGATTATGAGAGGGTGACAGAGGTTATAGAGACAGCGACAGATATTGGGATTGGACTCTGTTACTGCCGCCACAAGCGTCAACATCAGAACCGGGCCTGCGATGCCGAGATGGATATCTGCATGACCTTTAATTCCGTGGCCTCCTCTCTCATTCGTAGCGACTATGCCCGTCGTGTCGAACCTTCGGAGTGCAAAGAGTTGCTGCACAAAGCCTGCGAGCAGAACCTGGTTCAATTTGGCGAGAATGTTCAGAACAAGGTCAGCTTCATCTGCAATTGCTGCTCCTGCTGTTGCGAAGCCCTGCTTGCCGCGCAACGCTTCGGCTATGAAAAGCCGGTGCATACCAGCAACTTTATCGCGAGGGTAGAGGATAACTGCAGCGGTTGCGGTCGTTGTCTCTCTTCCTGTCCGGTCAAGGTCATCTCTCTACAGGCCGAACAGGCTGATGGTTCTGGTTGTAAGCGCGCCGTCATCGATGAGGCACTCTGCCTCGGCTGCGGGGTCTGCGTAAGCAACTGCCGCCTTTCAGCCCTGACAATGGCCTCCCGCGCCAGTCGTGTGATCACACCGGTCAATTCAACTCACAAGAGTGTGCTGATGGCGATTGAGCGCGGCAAACTGCAGAACCTGATCTTCGATAATCAGGTGCTTTGGAGCCATAGGGCCCTTGCCGCGCTGCTTGGTGTCATCTTGAAGCTGCCGCCGATAAAAAGGGCGCTGGCTTGTGAACAGATAGGATCACGTTACCTCGGTACACTCTGCGAGCATTACGACGCCAGGCAGAGGCCTTGAATGTCGGTATTTTTTGATTGTCCTTAATCCGGTATCAGGTAAGATGTTCTTGGATGCAATAATCGATAAGAAGGGGTTTGTTTATATTATGGAGAAGAGTATGTCGAAGATGCGCCGGATCCTCTGCCCTTTGCTGAGTATCTTGATGTTGGCGACCCTGGCCGTGGCCGGTGGCGTCGCGCCCGGAGAAGAAGCCCCTGAGCAACCAGAGGTCGCTGAAAAAGTGACTACGACACCTGCACAAACATCTGCAGCTGTCAGCAAAGCGCGTCAGGCCGTAGTCCCCGCGCCGAAACCTGTTGTGAAGCGAAGTATGCCCACCAGAAGCGCTACTCCCGCTCAGCCCAAAGCGTCAGCTCAAGTCGATAAAAACAGCTGGAGGCTTGGTTCCCGTGAAGGAGAGTGCGCACCTCTCTCCAGCACCAATCGCAAAACGGGGGACATAGGGTCTTTCAGCACCCCGCAGGAATTTGCCAAAAAAATGCAGCAGCGCGGCCATCAAGCTTTTGTTCTGGATATCGGTGATGTTCGAGACCAAGTGCTGCGAGTCAAGGTTCCTGACATGGCGTTGGATTTGACTTTTGTTAGGGCGGGGATGTGTCGTTAGCGCTTAACTTCTGAAGAGACTAAGTTAATATTTGGCGCATTAAATGTCCTTAGGTCTTCCGAGAAGGACTTGCAATAATACTTATAGGAAAGCCCCGATCCGCGAAAGCAGGTCGGGGCTTTATTGTCTTGCATATTGCGAATTATAAAAAAGTGTCTGATCTTCATGGGTGCCTTGCTTGGCAGGATTAACATACCCATGTTTTGTTCTTATTTCGGATCATTTTTTCGCCACACTCTGGACAGCGGAGGTCTCGATGTAAATACCCAAAAGCCGAAAAACAAATGATTAAAAGAACAAATACAGCAAGAATAAGACCTTCCATTCCCAAAAGATCACCTCCTTCGCAAAAGGAAAAAAGCCAGCACAAATACTGCAACCATGACAACTATGACGCCGATTACATCTTCCATTTAAAAATCTCCTTTATTAAAAAAAAACAGGCTCAATGGAATAGTTTTCACATACCCTGCATTCCAGTAACGCCGAAAACTTCCTGGCAGTCGTGACATATAAGAACTTGCTCAATGGTTAACGCAGGACCTTTGGAAGTATTGTGTCTTGAGTTTTTCTGTGGGTTCTTATTATTAAAGCCAAAAATTGACCCAACCCAACTAAAATCAAACGTTTACTTCTCCCCAATTGCCATATAGCCGACAAAGACACTGTGTTATCACAATGTTGCAATCCTACTAGAACCATGGGTTTGAATTAATTATCCATTGTTAACTAAAAGATGCGTAAGTAGCAGCTAATTAACAATGGCACACAATGTGCTTAAAAACTTGTGCCGTCAGATTAAATTGGTTTTTGATCAGTAATTTTTGTGAGTGGCTTTCAAGGCCCTCAGTTTTGCCCATTGAAGGGCAAAACCATTTCAAGGAGGCTGGGAGATGAAGACAAAAGGAATTGCAGTTCTATTGATTGCTTTGATCGCTGCACCTTTACTGTTTGTTGGTGTGGTTGAGGCTCGTCAGACATTCTACATCAACCTTACAAGAGATGTTTATCCTCAACTAGAAGGGACTAAATTTGAGACGTTCAGATGTCTCTGGTGTCATGTAGAAGATAGCGCAGGCCCGAGAAATCCTTATGGATTGGATTACGAGGCAGAATACAACACCACTGACATGCTTACTGCAGCAATTAATATAGAGCAATTCGACTCTGATGGTGACGGCTACACTAATATCGAAGAAATTAATGCTGCGACTTGGCCGGGTTTTGCCGATGATAGTCCTGGAGGTTCAGCTTGTACTGATCTAGATAGTGACGGTTTTGCAATAGAAGGCGGGAACTGTGGTCCCATAGACTGTAACGATAACAGTCAATCGATCAACCCAGCTTCATCTGAGGTCTGCGGGGACGGTGTAGACAACAACTGTGATGGATACTCCGATGGGACTGATCCTGCGGTGAGTCCGGATATGTGCTGTGACGATGTTGACAACGACGGCGCTACCGGAACCGATCAGCTTCACTGCACCCAATACGGTCCGCTTGATTGCAATGACAATGATCCAGCTATCAGCCCCTTTGCTATTGAAGACTGCATTGACGGTATCGACAACAACTGCGACAGCCTGACTGACGAACAAGATCCTGTTTGTACCTCCCCATGTACAGATGCCGACACTGACGGTTTTTATCTTGAAGGAATTGTCTGTGGATCTGAAGCCGACTGCAACGACAATGACTACAACATTAATCCGTTGGCTAGCGAAATCTGTGACGACAGTGAAGATAACAATTGTGACGGTTTTGTAGACTGTCAGGATTCTTCTTGCGTTAACGATTCAGCGTGTATTATTTGTACTGATAATGATGATGACAGCTATGCTATAGAAGGTAATAACTGTGGTCCTGAAGATTGTAACGACAACGATCTTTCAGTAAGTCCAGGAGCTGTGGAGAACTGTTCTGATTTGATCGACAACGATTGTGACAACTTGGTCGATTGTGCAGATGCAGATTGTAATGGAGATGACGCCTGTGCTCCTACCTGTATACCAGAGGCATCTCAGGAAAAAGGCAAGAAGTGTAAAGATGGCATCGACAACGACTGCGACGCTGTCATCGATTCTGACGACCCTGACTGTGGAGGCGATGACACCAGCACTGGGGGCACGGAAGGTAGAGGCGACACCTGCAGTGATGGGGTCGACAATGACGGTGATTCGTTGACAGATTGTGGTGACCCTGATTGCAGTAGGAACAAAGCATGTAAGTAATAAAAAGATAAAAGTACATCATAAAGGGGGAGGCCTATGTCTCCCCCTTTGCCATTTCTGCAAATCTGCATCCCCTCCCACCCCGGCATTGCACCTCATGGCCAAGATAGAGCGGGACTTTACAACTGTACTTATTAAGGCTTGATTCTCATGAATGTGAGTGAGATGACTTAAGAGGAACTCAAGGATTCTTAAAAAATCCTACTCCTAAATTTTAGTAAGGGAGAAAGATGCGATTTAACATATTAGCTAGAATTACTGCACCGCAAGAAAAGGCCACCAAGGATCAAACCCTGGTGGCCATAATTTTGTGTATTAATGGGCTTCCAAAAAAGGACCCCATTTGAATCTTCTAAAAGAGGTGGGCCACAGTCCTGTAAACTTATGCTACTTACCACTCAGCCGTTTCAGTTCGGCATCAATCATCAGCGAAGCTCCCGCCAGATTCCGTTTTTTGAGCAGCATGCCGTTGATGAAGACAGCCGGTGTACCACGCACACCTACGACCTGGCCAAGACGCAAGTCATCGCTGATTTGCTTTGTGACCCGCGGACTGGAACGATCCCGATTGAATTGCTCCAGGTCGAGACCTAACTCTTCGGCGAACTGATCCAGCTTGGACTCTTTCAGGCTGCTGAAATTGGCAAATACCTTGTCATGATAAGCCCAAAACTGGTCTTGCATGTGTGCCGCCAGTGCTGCCTGAGCAGCTGGGCGAGCCATCTTGTGGTTGCGCAATGGAAAGTTCTTGAAGATGACTTTGACCTGACTGGTGTATTTCTCGACCAACTGGTCGAGGAGCGGGTTAACCCGCGCGCAGTACGGTCATTGGAAATCGCTAAAAACCACCACAGCTACTGCTGCAGCTGTATCTCCTTTGAAAGGCGAACCGGCAAGATCGATCTGATAGCGTTCTGTCAGTGACAACACCTGCAAAGTCTTTTGCCCCTTGCCACTAAGGTAGAGTTTTTTGCCATCCTTACCGACACTCAAACGATCAGCGGTAAAGGGTCCGGGGATGGTCGCTTCGACTTGGCCTTTATGATCAAGGACCAGGACCGTACCTTGCTCAGTCAGCACATAAAGTCGCTTGCCATCCGGAGCTTCGACAACATCGCGTGCCCCCGCCGTCAAAGGGATGGATTTCTCTACAATCCACTCTAAGGCCGCTAAAGCTTGCCCGGCTAACATTAGAAGACAAGTTGTTGTAATGATCATGATTTTGATTCTGTTCATGATTACTCCGTAGATCCTAAACAAATAGGCATAAATAAGATGCTGCTTATTATACCCGCACAGATGTTGTGGTCAAAGATGATTCTCTTGTTTATCCTACTACATTATTTTGGAGTGCTCAGATTGGTTGAAATGCGAAATTCTTAATGACCCTGACATATAAAAAGGCCACCAAGGATCGAACCCTGAAGGCCATAGTTTTGTGTAGTAAAGACCTTACTGAATACCCCTATCAATAAGATGCCAATTTTCGTCTCACAAGTCGTGATTAAAGAAAATGATCAGATCGCTACGCTGGCGCAAACATTATCAAGGCTACGCAAAATGCTGAGAACTGTAATCATGGAGGTCTTTGGGTTGTCAGGAATCGGTTTGTTCTCGATAGCAATTTCTAGTTTCCCAAAAGAACCTTCAGCTACAACTTGGTGGCAGTTACAGGAGATCATTGGGTCAGCATACAGACGAACCTTCGTCCGATCGAAACCTAGCCCTGCCAAAGAGACTGTAGCCGCAGTATTCGCATTCTTTGGATAGTCCCTGGCCGCCATTCTCGCATTACCCTCATAAATCAATTTGGGTTCGCATAGATTGTTTAAATCGACTACCTTTTCTGCAGGTGTCCCTTGCCAGGCCCGGGGCGGTTTTCGTGAGGTCAGCATTACTTTATCGAGTCCCGTTTGCCGAGCCGCCGCTATGCCATCTATTCCTGCCAGAGCCCCAGCCAAAAGGCTGATTCTGGTCCCGTGCTCTTCAGCGGCGATTTTCAGTTCATCATAGAGTGCTTTATCGGCTAATGCTCCGACCGAGACGACAAGTAGCGGCCAACCGAGACGTAAAACGTCCAGCCCATGCATCTCAACAGCATCGTGCCCCGCACACTCGACTACCATATCCGGAGCAGACTGCAGATCGCCAACAGTAGTCACCACGTCCACATTGTTTGGCATAATCTTTCGCACCTTCTCTGCACTCCTCTGAGAAGCGATGATTGCATTGATCCTCCAGGCGCGTTCTTGGCCCGCATGTCTATAGAGACTTCTGCCGATGGCTCCAAATCCGATTAGGGTGATGTTCATGATTAGTGCCTCCATTCTTCATAAATCATATCGTACCAGAAAGAAATTCATGACTATCCATGCGTTAATCACCAATGAAAGAGCTAGTTTTCCATGATTATTAGCAGTTATAATTACACAATCGAAGGAGATGGCTAAAAAATGGCCACTGGGATCTGATCCAAGTGGCCTTCAATTTGCGGATTAAAGAGCTCCCTAAATACCGTTATCAATAAGAAGCCGTTTTCCCTCTCAGAAGTCGTACATTATAAGAAAAACCCCTTGAGACAATCCAGGGGATACTGAACGTAATCATCTGGGAGCAAGGGGTTTCCATAAACTTATAGTCTCTACTATGGCGGACCTACCTCAGTCGCCAAAAGTTTATTTTGCTACGGCTATCTTCGAATAGATTTG includes:
- a CDS encoding V-type ATPase subunit, whose product is MKLLDSTKPAELPTEALLARLRSRRAGIDLLDPVATESTEASVWVYQRLNKRLRLRLEPFFELLAMHNLTLQLRYLLAGELPATILNNALLVKPLRQLLANSGENQALIAQLEAALVSDYPFTFGLTVTYRVQGPGGVERQLADGMLVDALERSRNLPLKRTLGYLVDMRNCLMLSRLWRWQVKQPPALTSGGNLDRNNLQRIWARHDSERLTRLAERLTGESLRNSKRDGGVTIGMEQAFLCGLTRLLRRLGRDPLGLAVIIEYLWRVELAVHNQLLRKTLSDDRDSLLEEVLLL
- a CDS encoding V-type ATP synthase subunit E yields the protein MKIALQREGEEQVRAFWQAAEEKVAKRRQELKEEQQLLRLEAERQLQSEVSRRRNSLLAKSRRQVMASRLHAEALLDERLQGLASRLLTELTEKNREVLWQALCAELPPAEWGKITVSQASQGLAARDFPTAEVELDDAIAGGLIATSRSGVRVDNTLACRLRRAWPDLLPQLMSELRRLVDSDETA
- a CDS encoding ATPase, which encodes MEKVWIAFAAALAIGLPAIATAWAQSRIGAAGAGTLAEKPELTGVIIILVAIPETMVILGFVVAAMILLM
- a CDS encoding V-type ATPase 116kDa subunit family protein, which translates into the protein MIIRMAKVEIVGPKQDLLNTLDLLHDRGIFQPDPQLLERIKLAREDNLQALVLDESNLHERSFFQGLFERITQLLALLPEASEDIPPLQPLPVMDLLDELVDKHLLSARETVRQLTDCHNEVDDLQRDLVFWQALAPLLGDLPEDSNLEIFGVTIRDASQLKALEDSLQTLTQGRCHISSATTAGGTLVGLIATDRETSGPLRQALTKEHVPELSLPEEFADLPLPKRILALQDRLDLLQAYAQGLETALRDLDVQWRPIYRRALDWLAERLTLYRATATAYTTQLCFLIQGWMAENEVSDLRNDLNQAFLGRVVVEQQAILDEEVEQVPVMLRNPGYFAPFEVLSRLLPLPKYSSYDPTPMIGIFFPVFFGMILGDIGYGLILLLIALFLAKHYQPHHLASDLGKILGVAALYTLFFGVLYGEFFGDLGETWLGLHPLWFDRGKAVLPMTVFALTVGVVHVLLGITLGALADLRRHKPRLALVKLATLLSSLLLVLAVVGYFYPQSWLQTGPLLIGVGILLPVLIAAEGLLAPLELLKTMGNIISYIRIMAIGFSSVLLAMVANRLGGMTGDVMAGILVAGILHAFNLLLGVFAPTVHSLRLHYVEFFGKFLDLGGRRFDPWQKRSP
- a CDS encoding sensor domain-containing diguanylate cyclase, yielding MSTDAHLLKTLERRNRELEVLIEIGKALTSTVELENVLTLIMDQVGRLLKTQSWSLLLRDEETGDLTFEIAVSPAAEKLKGMKVASGEGIAGWVSEHGEALVIPDVTRDERFSDQFDIASSFITQSVLCVPVRSKDHVLGVIELVNGPNEKIFKDADLQILLTIADYAAIAIENARNFMRISELVITDDLTGLYNGRYLHTLIEEEIERVRRFGGKLSLIFIDLDFFKKINDTCGHLVGSRTLAEIGKLIKDNVRKICKSARYGGDEFVIVLPNTGKSGAMTLATKLCELFRAYDFRDDNGKPFKMTASFGIATFPDDADSKDDLIRLADQAMYRVKESTRDAVLSV
- a CDS encoding 4Fe-4S dicluster domain-containing protein, whose product is MAHHTSRASYQKLSNRLNISPQGAPPSELLYRIIDLLFSTEEAELVAALPIKPFTASQAAKNWKVTVTAAEKSLQRLAGRALLIDFQLNGKTEYILPPPMAGFFEFALMRTRDDIDQKLLSELYEQYISVEEDFIRELFLTGATQLGRVFVQEEILSNENALHVLDYERVTEVIETATDIGIGLCYCRHKRQHQNRACDAEMDICMTFNSVASSLIRSDYARRVEPSECKELLHKACEQNLVQFGENVQNKVSFICNCCSCCCEALLAAQRFGYEKPVHTSNFIARVEDNCSGCGRCLSSCPVKVISLQAEQADGSGCKRAVIDEALCLGCGVCVSNCRLSALTMASRASRVITPVNSTHKSVLMAIERGKLQNLIFDNQVLWSHRALAALLGVILKLPPIKRALACEQIGSRYLGTLCEHYDARQRP
- a CDS encoding MopE-related protein, whose product is MKTKGIAVLLIALIAAPLLFVGVVEARQTFYINLTRDVYPQLEGTKFETFRCLWCHVEDSAGPRNPYGLDYEAEYNTTDMLTAAINIEQFDSDGDGYTNIEEINAATWPGFADDSPGGSACTDLDSDGFAIEGGNCGPIDCNDNSQSINPASSEVCGDGVDNNCDGYSDGTDPAVSPDMCCDDVDNDGATGTDQLHCTQYGPLDCNDNDPAISPFAIEDCIDGIDNNCDSLTDEQDPVCTSPCTDADTDGFYLEGIVCGSEADCNDNDYNINPLASEICDDSEDNNCDGFVDCQDSSCVNDSACIICTDNDDDSYAIEGNNCGPEDCNDNDLSVSPGAVENCSDLIDNDCDNLVDCADADCNGDDACAPTCIPEASQEKGKKCKDGIDNDCDAVIDSDDPDCGGDDTSTGGTEGRGDTCSDGVDNDGDSLTDCGDPDCSRNKACK
- a CDS encoding aspartate dehydrogenase, which gives rise to MNITLIGFGAIGRSLYRHAGQERAWRINAIIASQRSAEKVRKIMPNNVDVVTTVGDLQSAPDMVVECAGHDAVEMHGLDVLRLGWPLLVVSVGALADKALYDELKIAAEEHGTRISLLAGALAGIDGIAAARQTGLDKVMLTSRKPPRAWQGTPAEKVVDLNNLCEPKLIYEGNARMAARDYPKNANTAATVSLAGLGFDRTKVRLYADPMISCNCHQVVAEGSFGKLEIAIENKPIPDNPKTSMITVLSILRSLDNVCASVAI